TCATCATCTGGCTGGGAGCCACGCGGATTGCTAATGGAACCTTTGCAGTTGGTGACTTTATCGCGCTACTTCTTTACGTAGAGCGTCTGGTTTTCCCCACAGCCCTGTTAGGATTCACCATTACCGCCTACCAACGGGGTGAGGTGAGTATTGACCGCATTGAGTCGATTCTTACTGTCACATCCAAAATTAAAGACGCACCAGATACTTTTCACTTGCCACGAGAGCAAGTTAAAGGAGAACTCACCGCCAGAAACCTTAGTTACACCTATCCTGGTTCTACCATTCCTGCGCTACAAGGCTTAGACTTTACCATAGCTCCTGGGGAGACGGTGGCAATTGTGGGCGCTATTGGTTCGGGAAAATCAACTTTGGCAAATGCTGTGCCCAGATTGTTGGATATTGAGCCGGGACAGTTGTTTTTGGATGGCGTGGATATTACCAAGATAGCCTTGGCAGATTTAAGGAGTGCGATCGCTTATGTCCCTCAAGATAGCTTTCTCTTCAGTACCACAATTAAAAATAACATCCGCTACGGCGACCCTATCAGCGAACGCCAAGCAGTAGAAAAGGCTGCCAAAGAGGCGCAAATTCATCCAGAGATCATCAACTTCCCCCAAAAATATGACACGATTGTTGGGGAACGCGGCATTACTCTTTCTGGCGGTCAACGACAACGCACTGCTTTGGCTAGGGCAATACTCGTCGATGCCCCAGTATTAATTTTGGATGATGCCCTTTCCAGTGTCGATAATCAAACAGCGACAGCCATCTTGAGAAATATCTCTGGTGGTACGGAACGAAAAACAGTGGTTTTTATCACTCATCAACTCTCTGCTGCTGCTGCTGCTGACCGTATTTTCGTTATGGACAAGGGTAAAATCGTTCAGATAGGTACGCAAATAGAACTTTTGCAGGAGCCTGGGCTTTATAGAACTTTATGGAGTCAGCATCAGGTAGAGGAATTATTGCATTAGTTTTTTACAATATTTTCTAGTAGTTTGCCAATCCAAAAATGACGGGTAAGTGTAGTTTGTATGGTGGAGTACTAGATTCCCTAAACATGATACAAACCCTTGCTGTGTAGCCGCGACTACAGGTTGCGGCTATACAAACAAAGTCCGCACAGGCGGACTTTATGAAAAGAGCGTTATTGAACTGGATGTCGTATAATAACTGACAACTAATAACTCAACACTAATAATCTCTTCCTTAGAAAGCTCCAACTCGACCAACGATGATGAAGAATGTCTTCACTATCAATAACAGGTCATACATGGGATACCATTTTTTCTGATACTGCAAGTCCAAGTCAACAACTTGCTCAAAATCTTTTACATGAGAACGACCGTTAATTTGCCATTCACCTGTCAAACCTGGTTTGACATTTAAACGTTGCCAGTGACGCTGATTGTAGAGACGAACCTCATCTGCTGTTGGTGGACGTGTCCCCACTAAACTCATTTCGCCTACCAGAACGTTCCAAAACTGTGGTAGTTCATCTAAACTTGTACTTCTTAAGAAGCGCCCTACCCTTGTCACTCGGAAGTCACTTTTACTTTTAAAGATTAAGCCGTTAGCTTCGTTTTGCACTAAAGATTTTAACTTCTCGGCATCAGAAACCATAGAGCGGAATTTACGGATGCGGAAAGGGCGTCCGTTGAGTCCATAGCGTTCTTGAGTGAAGAAAATTGGACCAGGACTGTCGATTTTTATTGCGATCGCTATGGGCACAAACAAAATCGCTAAAATCAATAGTCCTACTAGGCTCCCCATAATGTCCAAAAATCGTTTAAATTTAGAATTTACTGATGGATGAGGAGTCAGTTGTAGTTCCCAATTGTCAGCAGTTACACCTTCAATAACGGTTGTGCAGGATATCTGATACATCGTTAAGCCAATTATTTAGCGAGAAACGTAATATTACCTAACATTAATTTGACTATAAACTTAGCTTTCCAGAAGGAAATCAAGCTCAACCGTAGTTTCACTGAATCTTCATCAAAACGACTGGGATCATGATTTTTTATAAATTTTAGTTAAAGCTAAATAAATGTATCTTATGTGGGATGAAAGAACACTATAAATATGACGATTCAAAACAATTGTGTTAGAATCTGCTACCAACTAAGTGCTTAAGAAGAACGCAGAACACAGAACACAGTAATCAGAATATCCCCACGGAGAGAATCCGCTTGATTTAATCAGGAAAGACTTTACTTGGTCTTCACGGATAAATCCGGGGGCGCTATACCAAGACTCAAGACCAAAACTCTTAATTCATGCTTGAAGAGCGCGTTTAATATTCTGACTAGTGAGTTGTGACTACTGAGTTCTTTCTTGGTCACCTGAAAAGTTAAACTCATAGCTGGCTTGTGTAAACCTGAGGCAAAATTCATCCTCCTAAAAAGTTGATTTTATTAAACCTCTTGCACTCATTCATCAATCAATAGAGAAGAACGCAGCTTGGGCTGAACGCAAGAAGGCAGTATTTCTCCTGATTTGTGAGTTCCTAGCTGTGGTTCTCCCCTCACAAAAAATCGATTGAGTGCAAGAAGTCTATTGATAAATGGTCGGATAATTTGTCTTGCAGGATGCAGGTAGTAGGTGTGAGTTATGACAAAAGCTAATTTACCACTAGTAGTTCATCGCATTAATTCTGATGGTTGTACAAGTTCGTAGTAAGGACTTTAGTCCTAGACTCCGAGAGCGCTCTTGTGCTCACAACGAATCCCTCAAAATTAATGACATAGACCACTAGTAGTTTGCCAATCCAAAAATGACGGGTAAGTGTAATTTGTAGTTGGCGCTTTAGCGCTAAAGCGCTCACTACAAACCCCGCAAACCGTATGTGTGTATGTGGCGGACTACTAGATTGTACATAGTTCCAGATGGCAGTCGCTGTTTGGCGCTGCTGCTTTATTCACTTGTTCAAAAATCACAGTAAATCTACTGTAATACGATCTTAAATCAAGGTGCTAAAAAAATGGTTGTAGCAGAAGTTGGAGTTAAAGTTAGTCGCTTGGAATCGATTGTTGAACAAATTGGGGAAGCAGTACTAGCTACCACTGAGACGATTGAACGTCTTGCTCAAAGAGTAGATACTCTTAGCACACAAGTTGAAGAACAAGGAAAGCAACTACAGCAGCAAGGATATCAGATCCTAGCACTGTGTGATGCTGTACAGATCCTTGCAGAAAACCAGGATGAATCTCTGCAAAAACTCACTCAACTTACACTAACTTTAGACCGATTGATGACGATGATTGAAGAACCATCTGATTGAGAAATTGTACAGTATAAACTGTGAAAAAAGCATGAAGTATAAAGTCTAAGTAATTTTTACCCTCTAGCCTTTATCCTTCATTTCCTTAATTAAACTCGCAGTTGGGTTACGGCAATTTTCCCTGAAAAACAGAGATCAACATCGCTATTAGGAGTACGATCGCGCTTGGCATACTCACCCTCATAATAAAAATCATTGCCTTCAATGCGGTAGTTAACAGGCAATGGTTTAGTACAGGGTTGGCAAAACACAACTTCTGGATCTGGTTCGCCTGGAAGCAGATGAGGCAAATTCACGTTCCAAAAAGTTCCTGCTTCCAAAGGACGATTGAGTAAGTCAGCTAAAACAGAACTTGTCCAGCGTGCGACCACATCCCAATCAACATTCAGCTTTCTTTTACGATAGTGGGAAATTGCAATTCCAGGAATACCGTGTATCGCTGCTTCCCTCACAGCAGCGACAGTACCGGAAATGTAAGCATCCACCCCCATGTTGCCCCCAGCATTAACTCCGGAAAGCACAAATTGGATATTTTCGCAAATATGTGTGAGAGCAATTCTGACGCAATCAGCGGGAGTGCCTGCGATCGCATACTCGTTCTCTGAGCGACGGTGGACGTGAATTGGTTGAGTCGTAGTGACTTGATGTCCACAGCCAGAGAGATGACTTTTGGGAGCAGTCACAATGACTTCTTTTCCATTTACAGCTTTCAGGAGCGCTTGAAGACCGGGAGCGTCTATTCCGTCGTCGTTAGTAAGAATTAAAGTCATAGATTGTCTTGTTAGAGCTAGTTAAAGATGTAAAGCAACAAGACCGATTTTCAAGCAAATTTGCTTTAGAAGCAATTGCCTAACTGATAAAGTTGTGCATTCTTTTTAAAAGAGAATTGGATGTATAAATTTTTACAGTAAAAAAACGTAAAAATTTTCATTAAATCAAGATTCAATTAAGACTTTAAAAAAAATTCATGATTCTTTTTTAGACCTTCATAATTACTGAGCAAAGATTTTCTTACTTTATTAATTGAATACATCATCTACTAACTAACTGCTTATTAGATGGTCAGTTTATTTTTCAGCAAAGATTAACAAGTTGATTGTTAAGCAAAGATTAAATTTAACGGCTAGAGTCATTCAATGCAAGTATTAAAATCTGGGAAATCTACTGAACAGAGACTGCGACTTGATTACTTAGACGGCTTACGTGGATTGGCAGCTCTGTATGTAGTATTTGTTCACATCAATCGATACATGGGAGAGGGACTGCCTGTATTTTTGCAATTAATAGGCAAAACTCTCAGATATGGAAATTTTGCTGTGGCAATTTTCATTGTGCTTTCCGGTTACGTTCTCATGCTACCGATAGCCCGTTCACACAGCGGTTATCTTTCAAGAGGTTTGTGGGATTATATTCAGAGGCGATCGCGGAGAATTTTGCCCCCTTACTATGCGGCTCTTTTTTTTAGTTTGCTCATAGCAGTCATCATCGTAGGACTGATTCACTTTTCCCATTTTCAATGGCATGAATCTCCGGACTTTGGGGAATTCCATCCTTTCTTTTCTCCTATTGATGTGATAACCCATGTGTTACTTATTCACAACCTGAGTCGCGAAACACTTGGTTCTATTAATGCACCACTGTGGAGTGTCGCCACTGAGTGGCAAATATACTTTTTATTCCCACTCTTACTGCTACCTATATGGCGGCGTTTCGGCTTATTTACTGTTGTCATCACTGCCTTTTTAATTGGTTTAGCTCCGATATATCTTTTGAATGGATTTTTGGAATCAGTCCATCCTTGGTTTCTCGGCTTATTTGCTTTAGGAATGACAGCAGCAGATATTGGATTTTCTCAAAAACCTAAGTTAACAACAATAAGAAATTCATTGCCTTGGGGTGTGCTGGCGATGATAGTCTTTGTTGTTGCTGTGATCACCGAATGGCAAAAACTAGGATTAGATAAGTGGATTGGTGATAGTTTTTGTGGTTTGGCGACAGCTTGTCTACTCATTTACTGCACAAAATTTGTGCTTGAAGGCAAAAAAGCACCTTTCATTCTGCGCCTCTTTGAGAGTCGTTGGGCAATTGCATTGGGAGGAATTTCTTACAGTTTGTATCTCACTCACGGAGTAGTAGTCACAGTTGTGGGGAATTTCCTTCTTAATCTTCAAATGTCACCAATTCTGTTTGCAGCTACATTTTATGTAGTTTCTGTACCACTGTCTTTACTTATTGCCTATTGGTTTTATTTAGTTTTTGAGCGACCATTTATGTCCAACTTATGGAAAAAGCGCGAGGTCAAAGATGCAGTCGGTAGTTAGTGGTTAATTGTTAGTAGAACTCTTGCACTCATTCAATTTTTTTGAAATTAAACCACAGATGTAGGCGTAAGCCGTGCCGTAGGCTACACAGATAAAAACCGATATTTATCTGTGTTCATCTGTGTCCATCTGTGGTTCAAAAATTCATAAATCGTATTTTTGCAAGAAGTCTAGTAGTTAGTAGAAAATTTAACTAACAACCAACAACTAACCACTCACATATTTCAAAACTTCAAAGTACGTGGTTTACCATCGTCTTGAAATTGCTGTTCGCCAACTCCAAGGAGTTCAACAATGACCTCACGCGGCGATGGTGTCCATGTTCCCTCTCGCGCTCCAATTTCCACAATTGTTTGTTCTCCATCAACTGAGACACGGTAATTTATGGTTGCAAAATTCCCCTTTTGGTACTCAAATGTATGTCCATCGTCTTCATAAAGTGTAAATTCACCAGTAGCAGGGAAAATACGTAGGCGTAGGTGCTCAACTGGATGTTCATCAACATACTGCATGACAGGTTGCATAGGTATAATCGCACCAGCACGGACATAAAGAGGCATTTTTTCCAGGGGAGCATGGGTGAGGATATGAACCGGACCAGAGTAACTCTCGCCAGTCCACCAGTCATACCAAGTCCCTTCGGGTAAGTACACGGCGCGATGCTCAATTCCAGGACGGTAGATTGGTGCAGCCATAAGGGAAGAACCGAGCAAAACTTGGTCGTAGAGTGTATAGGTTTTGGGGTCGTTGGGGAAATGGTAGAGTAATGGTCTTAAAATCGGCGCTCCTGTAGTTGCTGCTTCCCAGAAGAGGGTGTAAATGTATGGCAGCAATTGATAACGTAGATTGATATATTCTCTACAGATTTTCTCTGTACGCTCTCCAAAAACCCACGGCTCATGACGAGCTGTACTCATCGCCGAGTGACCACGCATCAAGGGGTAGAGCATTCCTACCTGCATCCACCGAGCGAATAATTCAGCTGTGGCGTTACCAGCAAATCCACCAATATCGCAACCGACAAATGCTACACCAGAAAGTCCCATGTTGCACAGCATTGGCAGAGACATTTCTAGATGTTCCCACAATGACTGATTATCGCCCATCCACACCGACGACCACCGCTGCACTCCTGCAAAACCAGAACGAGTTAGTACAAAAGAACGCTCATGAGAGCGCAGTCTTTGCAAACCCTCTGCACTAGCTCGCGCCATTGACAAACCATACAAGTTATGCACTTCTGCGTGAGTCGCCCTTGCATTTTGGGAAGATGGAGAAGATGAGGGAGTCATTTCTCCCCCATCTCCTTGGGGTGCATCCAGTGGAAACCAAATTTTATGACCATCATCCCCAAAAGGGCGATCGTCTATGGCTGGTTCATTCATATCATTCCAAATTCCTGCAACCCCGATATCTGTGAGGCTTTTGTGTGAGTCGCCCCACCACTGACGCACATCGGAACGCAGAAAATCAGGAAAAACAGATTTTTCTGGCCATACGTAGCCATGAAATAAGCGTCCATTGGCTTGACGCACAAAATAGTCGTTTTGTATACCTTGGTCAAAAACGTGATAGTTCGCTTCTGGTTCGTACTTCACACCAGGGTCAATAATTGTGACTGTCTTAAAGCCAACCTCTGTCAAGTCACTTATCAATTTTGCCGGGTCAGGGAAGCGCTTAGGACTCCAGGTAAACACGCGATAGCCCCGCATATAGTCAATATCAAGGTGGATGACATCGCAGGGAATACGGCGATCGCGGAATTCCCGCGCCAGTTCACGCACGACAGTTTCCGACTCATAACTCCAACGACATTGGTGGTAGCCCAGCGCCCATTTCGGTGGTAGCGGCATTCTACCAGTTAGCTGGGTGTAGGTGCGGAGGATTTCAGCAGGTTCGGAACCATAGATGATGTAGTAATCTAACTCACCGCCGCGAGTTTCCATTTTCCACAGACCTGGTTGTTCTGCACCAATGTCGAACTGACTCCAGAAAGTGGTGTTGAAGAAGATACCGTAAGCAACATCTGGACGCAAAGCCATAAAAAATGGAATGGCTTGGTACATTTCATCGGTGAGAGAACCGTAATCTAAGGCATCGGTCGTCCAGTTCGTTTTGACTTCGCTCAGTTTATCAAGAAAGCCCGTGCGTTCACCAAAGCCGTAGAAATGTTCGTCGGCTTCGATGCGCTTCCACGCAGCAACTGCACCCAAGCGCCAACCTATAGCCAAATCAGCATCTTGGGCGAAGGGACGACCAGCTTTGTCGAAGCAGGTCATACGGCAATTTTCCCGCTGTACGCACACACGTATTTGCTCTGTTTCGATTTCTACTGTTGCGTCTGTTTCCCGTACTTGGAAGGGTATGACTGTCCATTCTGTATCATCCAGCGTCACCGCCCAAGGACGGCGGGGCATAAATTCACCATTGGGTGACATCCGCACGCGGATTAAATTTGGTGCTAGCACGCTGATACTCAGGCGTGACTCTCCACACTCTAAGTTGATATTATGTTGGTTCCAATGTACAGCTTGTACTGTACCGATAGTTGTCCAAGGTTGGTCAGTTGTGGGCAATTTTCCGAAGTATTGTGGCATCCATCCTCCAAGACATACGGTATATCTGACAACAACTGCAACTGTAGTACACTCAACAATTCGGCATAAACCTACTGATGGATGAATTACCAGAAGTGAACTACCGCAAAAATATCAAAGTCACTGTTAAAATCCAAATACCAAATAATTTATAAGTTACGATTTAAACGCCCGACTTTTATGAAAGAAACTATCCTAGACGTTCGCAATCTTCAAGTTGAATTTTCTGGTGAGACCACAATTGTCAAAGCTGTAGATGGCATTTCCTTTGAGCTACATCGAGGAGAGACTCTAGGAATAGTGGGGGAGTCGGGGAGCGGAAAATCAGTAACATCCCTAGCGGTTATGGGTTTGCTCCAGAATCCTGGTAGAATTAGTGGCGGCGAAATTTGGTTTCGCGCCCAGGACAATAGCGCACCCATTAATTTAGTGGAATTGCCTAACGAGCAGATAGAAGTCCACAGAGGCGGCGACATCGCCATGATTTTTCAAGAACCGATGAGTTCACTCAATCCGGTTTATACAATTGGATTTCAGATTACTGAAGCCATTTTGCGACACCAGAATGTTTCACCATTGGAAGCACGACGAGTGGCGATCGCTCGCCTGCAAGAGGTCAAACTCCTCCCCAGCGATGAAGCGCTGACGCAACAGTATATTGAGAATTGGCAACCAAGCTCTTTTGGGTCATCAACCCCAGATGAGCAAAAGATAGCACAGTTGGTGAAGCAACACAAAAAAGCTATATTGGAGCGTTACCCGCATCAACTTTCTGGGGGACAGTTGCAGCGGGTGATGATAGCAATGGCTATTTCGTGCAACCCATTGCTACTGATTGCTGACGAACCAACAACAGCATTGGATGTGACGGTACAAGCAACCATTCTTGAGTTGCTGCGAGAATTGCAGCAGCGCCGCAATATGGCAATGATTTTTATCACCCACGACTTAGGACTCATTTCAGAAATTGCTGACCAAGTGGCGGTGATGTACAGAGGCAAAATTGTAGAATACAATTCGGCAGCGCAAATTTTCACAAATCCGCAGCATCCATACACGAAAGGTTTGGTAGCTTGTCGCCCCACACTCAACCGCCGTCCCCACAAATTACTGACAGTTTCCGACTATATGAATGTGGAGGAAACGCCAGCAGGAGATTTGGTGATTCAGGAGAAACAACCCGAACACCCTTTGGAAGTGACAACTGAAGAGATTGCTCAAAGATTGGCAACCTTAGAACAGCAGCAACCTCTGTTGCAAGTTTGTGACCTTAAGGTTGGTTTCCCCGTACGGGGAATATTTGGTGGCACAAAACGCTATTTTATGGCAGTCAATGGTGTTTCCTTTGATGTGAAAAAGGGAGAAACGCTGGGATTGGTGGGAGAATCTGGTTGTGGTAAAACTACTCTTGGTAGAACCTTGCTGCGATTAATCGAACCAATGAGCGGTCAAATCCTTTTTGAAGGACAAGACATTACCACCCTCAAAGGCAAACCGTTGCAGCAGTTGCGGCGAGAAATGCAAATTGTTTTCCAAAACCCATTTAGCTCCCTCGATCCGCGCCTCAAGGTTGGGGAAGCAATTATGGAACCTTTGGTGATTCACTCGATTGGTAAGACAAAGCAACAACGGCGAGAACGGGTTGCTTACCTTCTAGAACGGGTGGGGTTGAGTGCAGATGGGATAAATCGCTATCCTCATCAGTTTTCTGGTGGTCAACGTCAGCGGATTTGTATTGCCCGTTCGTTGGCATTAAATCCTAAGTTTATTATCTGCGATGAATCGGTTTCGGCGCTGGATGTGTCAGTGCAGGCACAGGTGCTGAATCTGTTAAAAGAGTTGCAAGATGAGTTCGGTTTGACCTATATTTTCATTTCCCACGATCTCAGCGTCGTGAAATTTATGAGCGATCGCATCTTGGTGATGAATCGTGGTCAAATTGTCGAACAAGGCACAGCAGAGAGTATCTACCGTGAACCCAAAGAGGAATACACGCAGAAGCTTATTGCCTCAATTCCTACTGGAAGTCCCGAACGGGTGCGACAGCGGCAAGTACGTGCATCCTGAGGCGCGAAACCCACCCTTTGATATATAGCGGTTTGCAATTGGGTGAGGTATAGCAAGAAATAATGAACCACAGATGGACACCGATGGACACAGATGAATTAGTACTTTTAACTTTCTGATATTTGTAGGGCGGATAATATGCGATCGCTCAATATCCAACGATTAGAATCAGGTTTAACCCAATGCTTCTGGTCTGGATTAAAATTACGCTGTTCAATAAGTGCTGCTTGTAAGTCTTTCTTCTGGTTAGTATCGAGCTTAGACGCCATCTTTTGAGCAGAACGCAATGCAATCGTTTGCTCAAACGCCGTTTCTGAATGATTAATTAAATGTAGAACCAAATCAAAATAAATCGGATCTCCAGACCACTCAACAACAGAAAGTCCGAGCAACCGTTTCCCTTGGTCGCTCGATTGCAGAAGGTCTTTCACTTCTTGTACGCTATATTTGACTTCTGGAGCTAAAGCACGCATCCGTCCAGCGACTGATTCCATCTCAAATGTTCGCTGCACCCCAGAAGGCATTGTCATTCTTAGTTCCTTGTAGCGTTCGGCTAAACGCTCCATTTCTTGCCGTGCTTGTGATACAGGAATCCTTGACGCGTAGACTTTCTGCCATTGTTGGCGAATTTGACGCATTTCTTGCTGTTGTTGCGGTGGAGCAGCATCTTCCGCTAGCTTAGTCTGCTCAATGAGAAATCCCAATGAATCACTGGTTAATGACTCTAGCATAGTCTTCATGCCTGAGCTACCAATTTCTCCCGCTGGCGTCTTCAGCGCTCCTCCACTTAAAGCAAATATTTTAAGTATAGATGGTAACCAAATCAGTGACAAGAAAACCGCTGTTGTATTCGTGACTCTAAATTTAAATGATGATTCTTTGCCCCAGCTAATTTCACAAGTACTAATAAGGATAAGAATAATACTAATAATTAACCATTTTTTCGGAACTTGGAAGATGCGTTGCAGTAGCCAATCTACTGCTTCCCTTGAAATTACGCTTTTAAGCGCCTCAGTGTCTGATTTGCTATCCATATTCTTACTTTATCTATCGGCATTCGCGTAGCTAGGAGTCACCATTTGAGAATTCATAATATACCCATGTTCTTGCCAGTCAGGAAAAGCCAATCTTAGATTATTATTCTTTGTGGCTTGGAGAATATAACGACGT
The sequence above is a segment of the Mastigocladopsis repens PCC 10914 genome. Coding sequences within it:
- a CDS encoding ABC transporter ATP-binding protein, producing the protein MAKSRRLAKLVAYLRPHWREATLGIIALLIVNGLGVYIPLLIRACVERLSVEFTLNQVIYFVIQIVLLSSAMWLIRMSSRIWLFGVGRQVEFDLKQRIFEHLLKLEPSYFATNTAGDLISRATSDVDNIRRLLGFAVLSLANTLFAYVLTLPVMLAISVDLTLASLAVYPLMFLLVHLFSDRLRIEQLAVQERLSDISELIQEDVSGIALIKIYSQEENERRGFASKNQQLLQDNLKLAKSRNTLFPLIGGLATVSSFIIIWLGATRIANGTFAVGDFIALLLYVERLVFPTALLGFTITAYQRGEVSIDRIESILTVTSKIKDAPDTFHLPREQVKGELTARNLSYTYPGSTIPALQGLDFTIAPGETVAIVGAIGSGKSTLANAVPRLLDIEPGQLFLDGVDITKIALADLRSAIAYVPQDSFLFSTTIKNNIRYGDPISERQAVEKAAKEAQIHPEIINFPQKYDTIVGERGITLSGGQRQRTALARAILVDAPVLILDDALSSVDNQTATAILRNISGGTERKTVVFITHQLSAAAAADRIFVMDKGKIVQIGTQIELLQEPGLYRTLWSQHQVEELLH
- a CDS encoding sugar transferase, which codes for MYQISCTTVIEGVTADNWELQLTPHPSVNSKFKRFLDIMGSLVGLLILAILFVPIAIAIKIDSPGPIFFTQERYGLNGRPFRIRKFRSMVSDAEKLKSLVQNEANGLIFKSKSDFRVTRVGRFLRSTSLDELPQFWNVLVGEMSLVGTRPPTADEVRLYNQRHWQRLNVKPGLTGEWQINGRSHVKDFEQVVDLDLQYQKKWYPMYDLLLIVKTFFIIVGRVGAF
- the surE gene encoding 5'/3'-nucleotidase SurE, whose product is MTLILTNDDGIDAPGLQALLKAVNGKEVIVTAPKSHLSGCGHQVTTTQPIHVHRRSENEYAIAGTPADCVRIALTHICENIQFVLSGVNAGGNMGVDAYISGTVAAVREAAIHGIPGIAISHYRKRKLNVDWDVVARWTSSVLADLLNRPLEAGTFWNVNLPHLLPGEPDPEVVFCQPCTKPLPVNYRIEGNDFYYEGEYAKRDRTPNSDVDLCFSGKIAVTQLRV
- a CDS encoding acyltransferase family protein codes for the protein MQVLKSGKSTEQRLRLDYLDGLRGLAALYVVFVHINRYMGEGLPVFLQLIGKTLRYGNFAVAIFIVLSGYVLMLPIARSHSGYLSRGLWDYIQRRSRRILPPYYAALFFSLLIAVIIVGLIHFSHFQWHESPDFGEFHPFFSPIDVITHVLLIHNLSRETLGSINAPLWSVATEWQIYFLFPLLLLPIWRRFGLFTVVITAFLIGLAPIYLLNGFLESVHPWFLGLFALGMTAADIGFSQKPKLTTIRNSLPWGVLAMIVFVVAVITEWQKLGLDKWIGDSFCGLATACLLIYCTKFVLEGKKAPFILRLFESRWAIALGGISYSLYLTHGVVVTVVGNFLLNLQMSPILFAATFYVVSVPLSLLIAYWFYLVFERPFMSNLWKKREVKDAVGS
- a CDS encoding glycoside hydrolase family 31 protein; amino-acid sequence: MPQYFGKLPTTDQPWTTIGTVQAVHWNQHNINLECGESRLSISVLAPNLIRVRMSPNGEFMPRRPWAVTLDDTEWTVIPFQVRETDATVEIETEQIRVCVQRENCRMTCFDKAGRPFAQDADLAIGWRLGAVAAWKRIEADEHFYGFGERTGFLDKLSEVKTNWTTDALDYGSLTDEMYQAIPFFMALRPDVAYGIFFNTTFWSQFDIGAEQPGLWKMETRGGELDYYIIYGSEPAEILRTYTQLTGRMPLPPKWALGYHQCRWSYESETVVRELAREFRDRRIPCDVIHLDIDYMRGYRVFTWSPKRFPDPAKLISDLTEVGFKTVTIIDPGVKYEPEANYHVFDQGIQNDYFVRQANGRLFHGYVWPEKSVFPDFLRSDVRQWWGDSHKSLTDIGVAGIWNDMNEPAIDDRPFGDDGHKIWFPLDAPQGDGGEMTPSSSPSSQNARATHAEVHNLYGLSMARASAEGLQRLRSHERSFVLTRSGFAGVQRWSSVWMGDNQSLWEHLEMSLPMLCNMGLSGVAFVGCDIGGFAGNATAELFARWMQVGMLYPLMRGHSAMSTARHEPWVFGERTEKICREYINLRYQLLPYIYTLFWEAATTGAPILRPLLYHFPNDPKTYTLYDQVLLGSSLMAAPIYRPGIEHRAVYLPEGTWYDWWTGESYSGPVHILTHAPLEKMPLYVRAGAIIPMQPVMQYVDEHPVEHLRLRIFPATGEFTLYEDDGHTFEYQKGNFATINYRVSVDGEQTIVEIGAREGTWTPSPREVIVELLGVGEQQFQDDGKPRTLKF
- a CDS encoding ABC transporter ATP-binding protein, with product MKETILDVRNLQVEFSGETTIVKAVDGISFELHRGETLGIVGESGSGKSVTSLAVMGLLQNPGRISGGEIWFRAQDNSAPINLVELPNEQIEVHRGGDIAMIFQEPMSSLNPVYTIGFQITEAILRHQNVSPLEARRVAIARLQEVKLLPSDEALTQQYIENWQPSSFGSSTPDEQKIAQLVKQHKKAILERYPHQLSGGQLQRVMIAMAISCNPLLLIADEPTTALDVTVQATILELLRELQQRRNMAMIFITHDLGLISEIADQVAVMYRGKIVEYNSAAQIFTNPQHPYTKGLVACRPTLNRRPHKLLTVSDYMNVEETPAGDLVIQEKQPEHPLEVTTEEIAQRLATLEQQQPLLQVCDLKVGFPVRGIFGGTKRYFMAVNGVSFDVKKGETLGLVGESGCGKTTLGRTLLRLIEPMSGQILFEGQDITTLKGKPLQQLRREMQIVFQNPFSSLDPRLKVGEAIMEPLVIHSIGKTKQQRRERVAYLLERVGLSADGINRYPHQFSGGQRQRICIARSLALNPKFIICDESVSALDVSVQAQVLNLLKELQDEFGLTYIFISHDLSVVKFMSDRILVMNRGQIVEQGTAESIYREPKEEYTQKLIASIPTGSPERVRQRQVRAS